One window from the genome of Salvia splendens isolate huo1 chromosome 9, SspV2, whole genome shotgun sequence encodes:
- the LOC121749784 gene encoding galacturonosyltransferase 8-like, which translates to MASNSGRIHRNASSDRASGRTFRSSMLRLKYFAGFVTVAVSLLLTASLMLTTSSSPADLGFGSSFSSFGSKSESLRRSILALKSDPLKPRLDQIRKQADDHRSLALAYASYARKLKLENSKVVRIFADLSRNYTDLISKPVYRALFGSDANSIDELVLRRFEKEVKERIKLTRQVIAEAKESFDNQLKIHKLKDTIFALNEQLTKAKKQGAFSSLIAAKSIPKSLHCLALRLMEERIAHHEKYTDEANPPKPEFEDPKLYHYAIFSDNVIAASVVVNSAVKNTKEPWKHVFHVVTDKMNLGAMQVMFKMKDYSGAHIEVKAVEDYKFLNSSYVPVLKQLESAKLQQFYFENKLENATKDTTNMKFRNPKYLSILNHLRFYLPEMYPKLHKILFLDDDIVVQRDLTGLWKIDMDGKVNGAVETCFGSFHRYAQYMNFSHPLIKAKFSPKACAWAYGMNFFDLDAWRREKCTEEYHYWQNLNENRTLWKLGTLPPGLITYYSTTKPLDKSWHVLGLGYNPSISVDEINNAAVIHFNGNMKPWLDIAITQFRPLWTKYVDYENEYVQACNFGL; encoded by the exons ATGGCCTCCAATTCGGGCCGGATCCACCGGAATGCGAGTTCGGATCGGGCTTCCGGGCGCACATTCCGAAGCTCAATGCTCCGACTCAAATACTTCGCCGGTTTCGTGACCGTCGCTGTTTCGCTTCTCCTTACGGCGTCGCTTATGCTCACTACCTCCTCGTCCCCCGCCGATCTCGGATTC GGCTCTTCTTTTAGTTCATTTGGATCCAAATCGGAATCTCTTCGGAGATCAATTTTGGCATTAAAATCGGATCCGTTGAAGCCGAGGTTGGATCAGATCCGTAAACAAGCAGATGATCACAGATCTTTAGCATTAGCCTATGCCTCCTATGCACGGAAGCTGAAGCTTGAAAACTCGAAAGTGGTTAGGATTTTTGCTGATCTATCTCGGAATTATACTGATCTGATCTCGAAACCTGTGTACCGAGCCTTGTTTGGTTCGGATGCAAATTCGATTGATGAATTGGTGTTGAGGAGATTTGAGAAGGAGGTGAAGGAACGGATCAAGCTGACTAGGCAAGTGATTGCAGAGGCGAAAGAATCATTTGATAATCAGTTGAAGATTCACAAGTTGAAGGATACCATCTTTGCTTTGAATGAACAGTTGACAAAAGCTAAGAAGCAAGGTGCTTTTTCAAGCTTGATTGCTGCCAAGTCGATTCCCAAGAGCTTGCATTGCTTGGCTTTGAGATTGATGGAAGAGAGAATCGCTCATCACGAGAAGTATACAGATGAGGCTAACCCCCCTAAGCCAGAGTTTGAAGACCCAAAGCTTTATCATTACGCTATTTTCTCCGACAACGTGATTGCTGCTTCTGTGGTGGTAAACTCGGCTGTGAAAAACACGAAGGAGCCATGGAAGCATGTGTTCCATGTGGTGACAGACAAAATGAATCTCGGGGCTATGCAGGTGATGTTTAAGATGAAGGACTATAGCGGTGCCCATATTGAGGTGAAGGCTGTGGAGGATTATAAATTTCTCAACTCTTCTTACGTGCCAGTGTTAAAACAGCTCGAGTCCGCTAAGTTACAGCAGTTCTACTTTGAGAATAAGCTTGAGAATGCGACAAAGGATACAACCAATATGAAGTTCAGGAATCCGAAGTATCTATCCATACTGAACCATCTAAGGTTCTATTTGCCAGAAATGTACCCGAAGCTACACAAGATTTTATTCTTGGATGATGACATAGTCGTTCAAAGAGACTTAACCGGGCTCTGGAAGATTGATATGGACGGAAAGGTGAATGGTGCTGTGGAGACGTGTTTTGGATCTTTCCATCGATATGCCCAATATATGAACTTCTCCCACCCGCTGATTAAAGCCAAGTTTAGTCCCAAGGCATGCGCGTGGGCTTATGGTATGAACTTCTTCGACTTGGATGCTTGGAGGAGGGAGAAGTGCACTGAGGAATACCATTACTGGCAGAATCTG AATGAAAATCGAACATTGTGGAAGCTAGGCACGTTGCCTCCAGGTCTCATCACTTACTACTCAACCACGAAGCCGCTTGACAAATCTTGGCATGTTTTGGGGCTCGGATACAATCCCAGCATAAGCGTGGATGAGATCAACAATGCTGCAGTCATACACTTTAATGGAAATATGAAGCCATGGCTCGACATAGCCATCACCCAGTTCCGGCCTCTCTGGACCAAGTATGTTGACTATGAAAACGAGTA